From Bradyrhizobium sp. AZCC 1610:
TGCTGACCGGGCGTCCGGTGCGCTATCAGCTCGGCCGCGAGGAGGAGATGCAGTTCGGCTCGCCGCGCGGCGCCGAACGCATCTACATCAAGGACGGCGTGATGCGCGACGGACGCATCGTCGCGCGCAAGATTCGCGCCTATTTCGACAGCGGCGCCTATACCCGGCTCTCAAGCTACGCCGTGGTCAAATGCGCGGCGCACCTGCCCGGGCCCTATACGATCCCCAACGTCCATGGCGATATCTACTGCGTGTTCACCAACCGGACGCCCGCGACCGCCATGCGCGGCTTCGGCGTCACGGCGATGGACTTTGCGCTCGAATGCCAGATGGACAAGCTCGCCCATCTCGTCGGCATCGACCCGATGGAGTTTCGGATTCTCAACGCCTATCGCGACGGCGACATGAAGGCGCACCGGCGCGAGGCGAAGAACACCGCGCTGATCGAATGCGTCCAGGTCGCCGCGGAAAAGGCCAAGTGGCCGCTTCGCGAAGAGGTCAAGCGCATGTCCTCGCGCAAGGACGGCGGCGGCAGCCGGGCGACGATATCGCCGACGCCGCTCGAACCTGTCCCCCAACGCGCTGCGGCTGTGCAGCAGCGAACCACTTACGATCGCGCGCCCGCTGCAACGACCCAGCAACCGCCGCCCGCGCCGACACCGCCCCCTCCCCCGCGACCGCAGGCTCCATCGCCCTCGCATGGCGCCACCCGCTTCTCTTCCGTCTTCGGCACCAGGAGACGCTGACCATGGCAAAGCATCGTGGACGCGGCATCGCCTCGATCAACTATCCCATCGGCATGAATCTCGGCGGCGACCCCAGCCAGGCGCTGGTTCATTCCAACCCCAGCGGCAAGTTCACGGTATCGTTGTCGTCGATCGATCTCGGCCAGGGCATGAAATCGGTGACGCGGCAGATCTGTGCGGAGACGCTAGGCGTGCCGGTCGAAGACGTCTATGTCGATACTGCGGATTCCGACACCGGGCCGCACTGCATGGGCTCGTTCGCGTCGCGCGGCACGCATCGCGTCGGCAATGCTGTCATGGCGGCGGCCAAAGAGGCGCGCGGTGTGATGATGGAAGCGGCCGCCGAGGAGCTGGAGGTCAACGCCGCCGATCTCGATACCGACGGGCGCGGCAACATCCACGTCAAGGGCGCGCCGCACCGCTCGATCTCCACCAAGGACGTCGCGATCGCCGCGCAATTCAAGCAAGGCAAGACGATATCGGGACGCGGCATCTTTCTGGTGCCGCTTTCCGAGGTCAATCCCGAAACCGGCGAGATGTCACCCGCCACCTGCTACGCGCATGCATGCCTGGTCGCCGAGGTCGAGGTGGACGATGAGACCGGTGAAGTCGCGATGGTGCGCATGGACAGTGCGTATGAACTCGGCCGCGCGCTCAATCCGCGGTTGGTGGAGCAGCAACTCGTCGGCGGCGCGTGGATGGGGATCAGCCACGCGCTGTTTGAAACGCCCGAGCCTTATTATCCCGACCCCGCTCACGGCCCGCGCGACTTCGTCGAATATCTGATGCCCGGCCCCGGCGACGTCTGCCCGCACGATATCGCGGTGCTGGAACGCCCCGCCGCCGACGGGCCGTTCGGAGCCA
This genomic window contains:
- a CDS encoding xanthine dehydrogenase family protein molybdopterin-binding subunit is translated as MAKHRGRGIASINYPIGMNLGGDPSQALVHSNPSGKFTVSLSSIDLGQGMKSVTRQICAETLGVPVEDVYVDTADSDTGPHCMGSFASRGTHRVGNAVMAAAKEARGVMMEAAAEELEVNAADLDTDGRGNIHVKGAPHRSISTKDVAIAAQFKQGKTISGRGIFLVPLSEVNPETGEMSPATCYAHACLVAEVEVDDETGEVAMVRMDSAYELGRALNPRLVEQQLVGGAWMGISHALFETPEPYYPDPAHGPRDFVEYLMPGPGDVCPHDIAVLERPAADGPFGAKGPGEMCANPVLPAVANAIFNAVGVRMDELPITPEKVLRAIKAQGGARPQAKR